In the genome of Hevea brasiliensis isolate MT/VB/25A 57/8 chromosome 14, ASM3005281v1, whole genome shotgun sequence, the window ATCATCACATTTCCTATCTCCTGCTTTTATATGCTTCTGCACGATAAAAATAGAGTTGCAAAATTAGCAACTAAAAATGAACAAACATTAAGCAGAATTCAGCTAACTTCCATAGCAGTCGGCAAATTTAAAATGGAGCACTAATACAATTCACAGCAGTCATTGAATTTTAGTTAAAATATCTAGGCAAGACTTAAGGTTTAGTTGTTGTTGTATCTAGGCAAGATCCCTAACATTGCACAGCAAAATTCATAGAATTCAGCTACTAGTCCAAACTGATAACAATAAGATCATGATTTTAACAATAGCAAATTTTAGGGAATAAATGCATCTTCTCAGAAGATGCAATGGTCAAACCTGAATTGTTGACAAAACTATAAGGCTAGTTTTCGAGAGTGAACTTGCAGAAACTCACCATTTTCGTGTatctccatttgcaaagttgcagGCTTATTGTTCTTTTCAGTGTGTAGAGATTTCTCTCGATTTTCATAGAAATTGAAGTCATCTAACAATGAGGTCTTAGCTGAATAACTCTTAAATATATTCAGCATTTCCAAACCTTGCTAAAGTCCAATCTGCAAATTATTATAACAAATCGTGTCAATCCAACCTTTAATATATTCAACAAGAACAGAGGCCACCATGCACAAGTTTCTATTCTAGCAGCATCTTTTGCCAGATATATTGAAATATCAAGCCTAAATTGTATAGTACAACCACTGAAAATAACAGAAAAATGGCAACATACTCTGCTAAGTTGAGTTTTTAATGCAGGGGAACCATATGCACAGCATATTGCAGAAGACTTCCACAAATAGAAGCTGTTGTGTAAGAGAACAGGTCTTTTCTCAAAACCACGAACTTCAAAAATAgagcttatttttttttttttttttttttttttttttttttgaggttaacaTGAACTTAAAAATATTTCTGCTCCATTCCCAACATGACAAGGTCAGGTATAACAAATATTCATTGTAAAGCAGTACTACCATGAAGTAAACACAATTTTCGACAATCAATATGTATTTAGTTCTAGCCATAtttcttaaaatataatataacaaATTAGAAGATGTAAATGTAGAGCAGACTGGCTTTCACAACAGAAACATCAGAAGACAATTGAGTTCTAAAGCAAAGGAGATACCTCTTGAGTGTCTCTGCTATAAGTTACAGGCCGCCTACCATTATTTTCAAGATCTCTGTTCTGCTTCACAGAATGCTGCATCTAACTTCTTATTGCCATTTGGAGTGCTTGCCCATACTTCATATTTAATGCTCTTATGAATGTCATCTTCATTGTAAGATTTGATAACATAGAACTTAGCATCTGCGTACTTAGTTTCAAAATCTGGTTTGTTATACTGATCTCTTTGTACAGTGATTCCCAAGTCTTCCTTGACAGCAGTCTCCAGAGAAGGAAATTTGTTAGAGCCCCTAGGACCAGAAGTTAgttcatttgaggtttcaaaatcACTGTTTTTATAGAATCTGTCTCCAGATTTATTTCTATCATTTCCATTCCATATCCTTCCGTTCTGTCTATAGTTCATAGGACAATTATGCGGGAATGGGCCATGTTTTTGGATAGAAAAAGGAGGCAAATTTCCTACAGGATGGTATCCTTTCGAGAGAccagctgagaaatcagaacccAATGCAGACACCTGTAACAAAAAAAGTTAAATCAGCAAAAACACTCAAAACTGAAGACTAGTGATGACCAACGAGCACAACAAACTTCAAAATCAATTCTTTTTGGGAAAGTTTAAAGATATAGACATAAAAAGTAAGAATATTTCATACCTTGTTTAAAGGTCTGATTGCTTGTGTATTTGTAGACTTAGGGGATTTGCCAGCAGTATTGTCATTAGACTTCATAGAGTTAAAACCACTGGACTTGGCAAAAGTAGAAGCTGATCCATATTTTCCATTTTGAGAACCAGTATTGCCATTTGAGACATCACTAAAATATGCTGAATCTCATGAATAGCAAGGCATGGCTTCTGATCCATAGAAAACAGGATGTGGAAGGTATCCAGGTGAAGAAAAATATGCTTGTTGACCAACACTTTGCCCATCTACCCCAACCACTGCCCCAGAAGCATATGGATTATAGCCAGGTAAATAATAGACTAGTGATCCATTGTCTGATTGCATCCCTGATGTGATCAACCGATACACTAGTATCAATTATCAACAAGACACAATTATACAAAACTACCCTTATCAGCCAAGCAGAACGAGACATAGTTTTGCCTAATTTTTGCAAATAGAAATGAAAGTATACGTCAGAAGAACATACGATATGAGATCCATCTGCTTGAAAATAACCATGATCATCCAATTGTGTGAAGGATCCATTATACTCTGCAACAAAGAGTAAGTTTAAGAAATAATATACCATAAATTAATCTAATTCTCAAATTATAAACTTCAGAGCTGCAAatcaaactgaaaaaaaaaaaaaaatctttaattgaAGCAAAGTAAAGTaacttaatattttcaaaattatcaTGCTTGAAGACGTGCTAAAgtattatcttttcatttttcaaatGATTGCACCATTAGCCTAAAAAATGATTCTGACTATATGGAAGTCAACTAAGAAATATGAGTACTTAATCACAAGGCCGATTAACATCATCCTATGCAATACATTGAAGAGTATATTACCAGACATCTCAAGTCTCAACTTTACTGAAAACCTATTATATGAGTATTTTTAACTAAGATTATGGCATTCCATTTAATTGACTTTATCACAACTCCAAAAGATTATATATAAGAAGAATATATAACCGTCTCAATATCCCACCTGGGTAGTAATAATTGAACTACTAGTTGGTGGATTGTAAATACCAAGGTCTCCAACAGACTCTTGGTCAGTCTCCCCTTTGATACCAGAATTACCATCTACTTCACCTTTGGTATTAGAAGTAGCATCCCGTGAAAAGCAACTGAATGATGTTGAGCCACATGGTAATCCATCTTTTCCAGAAGCCTGAAAACAAAGACAAACAAAGGAAAATAAGATAATAAAAAGATAATCTTGTTCTACTAAGCATTAAGTAAGTTTGTTGTTAAAATAACCATCTACCATGCACAGAATAAATTTGTGCAATGTGGATGCCTAGAGATACACATACAGAGCCACAAAAATCTAAGAtccaaaaaatttaaataaaacactaGCAATCCTTTTAAACAAGAAGAATGGATCTCATGGTACTCACACAAATAGATCATATTCTTGAACTTATGTTATAATGACCAAAAACAAATTTCCTTGACCTTTTAGTGTTTTATAATTTCTCAGTAATCCAATGCATACCATACACCAAACCGCTAAGTGAAAGTTGGCACAACTACAAGAAAGATAGGAATCCACAATAAATTAAAACCAAGCCTTTTCACCTTCATAACGCCATTTTTCCAAGCAATTATCCACAAGGAAGAAAACAAAAGCAACATAGATTAATATGACATACCACATCACGCCCAGCCAATTTCCTAATGGACTCCGACTACAATCCTGTAGGAACAGATTCAGCTGCATTATATAGTTAAGAATACAATACTTATTCAATTAGCCAACAAATCATGGAGTTGCCAACAATATCTACACCATTAAACAGTCAATacagaatttttcttttttttttttttttttccacaggACAAAGCCAATACGCAATTTTAGCAGCAAGAGGAAGGAATGAAAGGGGCGAAAGGGGCATAAATCAAACAAGCCAAACAATTTACTTTCCATAAAATCAAAATCTTGATCATCCACGATAATTATTACCCATCTTCAATATAAAATGAACAAcccagattttttttttcccattttcagttaaaaaaaaagttaacacaaatgaaattaaaaaacagAACCCATAATAGCTTTATATTTAAAAAGTTGGGGGGGTGGTGGGGGTGTTGGTTTGGTGGGGGTGGGGAAGGAGGGGGAAGAAGAGGAGGAGGCGGAAAGGGGAAAAGAAACCCAATAAGAGAGGATACGTTTCTCAAGTTCTGTTCCAGCGGCAATCGTCGATCGATAAAAACCCAAGTTAACACCTGCAAACAGAGAGAGAAAATAAATAGCGAAAGTGTTAGTCAAAGTCAAAGCACCACTACTTTTATACCAAAAGTCTTACGATTTAGCATTGTATTTTGATgggtgaaattattttttttgaataaaaatattattttaaatattattaaaaaataatttaaaaaatttattttattatttttatattttcataattaaaataaatttaatttaatttttaattattttttaatattttataattaatatattttaaaaataacttttttaataataattttagtaGCAATATCAACCCAACCTAATTCAACCCCTATCgataaaacaaaatatttattcttataaaaattaaattttattattttccttttaataataaaagtaaaaaaaaaaaatctcatcttcAAAAGCAAAAACGCTGGTTGCACGCTATGCAGTGTCCACCAGGCACACGTTAGCAACTTACACAGAACGGGAAAAAAAGAGATTCAGATTCctcttattattaattaattaattaatggaaagcataaaattctattttattattatcttttgatagttttttttttcttttgagataaaaatcaaacagaaaatggAATTTTGTatacaaattataaaaaaaaaaaatccctggaGAGAAAAATCAAATGCAAATTctcaactttaaaaaaaaaagtgatctTTTTGAGTAAAAGTGGGAAATTCAATATATATCTTACAGAAAACAAACAACTTTCAAAGATTTTTCGTTTTTAAAGAGGGGAGGAGGGAAATCTGCTTGGTTGGAGAGAAATCGCGAGAAAATGAAATTTCATGACTTCAAGTCCGCATAAATAGAATATCAATTTGCAAAATGGAACTTTAAAAAAGAAGTCACTGAATCAAACTACTCATAGAGagcaaaaaaattaaaacttttcaTTTCCTTTGATACGCATACGCTACAGAGGAAGCAACAAAGGACTAAAAacgaagaaaaatgagaaatcggaaGCGGACCTAAAAGCGACGGATCAAGGCCGATACGAAACTGAGAGACCCGATCTGATGTGTCCGGAAAACTGCTTTTCAGTAGAGTAGAAAAGCGGTTTTCcagagaaggaaagaagaagaagcagtGAAAGTAAGGTCGAGAAGGAGTAGAGGGAAGCAAAAGGGTCTAATTATGGAAGGATCAGACAGGTGAGATGAGTTCCTGGTTTGAGAAGAAGAAATTATAATCACTCTATAAATTAAAACCCATCACTCTATAAATTATAATCAGTTTGATTCCGATTCAAACccttaaattattaatttgagCCAATTTCAgattttaattttgatataattcaCAACTTATCTAGGTAGGTTCGATATTTAGTGTTATTTTGttattgatttgaaaaaaaaaaattgcatatgTCACTTTGATtggttaaaaatataattaaaaatgtacaaaatatataaattataatttatattaattatatatcattTATAATGACATgactatatttatatattttatgatatattaaaagtttttttttaatataattcattaattaaaatgtCTATGGCTTAAAAAGATAATGTAAATATAATcactaatatttttatataaataagaaaatatttacaTGGAATGAATTTCTTCtatgaaatattaatttattgttgAGAAAATAGTTCATACCTACATAAGGGATGCTCCATGTGAATTCTACCATACAACTAATTCATattattttgaaatttgatgatatgcgtgtgtattttattcattttaatttttagtttataatttattttttttaatttttataaattggtatatatataataaaaaaaataattactctAGTTAACATTATTGTTGTAAGAATCGGATGGGTTTAATTAGGTAAAGAACtaataatcaatttgatttagATAATAAATCTGAAAtgttagaaaattagggttcattGGTTACGCATTCGGgttttaaatgatttaattaactcgtttaaaattaaaaaaaaaatcgaaaATAGTGTGCTAGGAGATTTGAACATAGGACCATGTAATGCATAAATGGTTTGTAATCAACTTTagtgtatgtatatatattttgatgattgtaacaatacattattattattatttttaaggcATTATTAATTATACaggatataattaatatttatttaattatgggtATAGATTCGTACTTTAATCTACATAAGATCTTTTCTAATCTTAATTGCCTTTTTTATCGACTTTATACCGATTATAATTAAAAGTtcgtcttttttttttaaataaagttaattttataaACAAAATAAATTAGGCATCTATAGATTTAATGTGataataaatttttgaaatttatataaaattttatatttgtcttttttataaataaatgaaaaaaaattataaaattcaatGGTGACCCCTTCTCGCTTTTACCTCATTGACCCTTTTCTCCTTCACCTTTTCAATGAGTCTCCCTTTAGCTGCATTCCCTTTTTTGGTACAATTTCAGATCTTTCTTTGAAGCAGAAGATTGAGAAGCATAGCTAGTCAAcgcctagttttttttttctttttttcttttttttttttttctaattttagcaCTTTCTCTGCCTCTTCTGTGAAGAactatcattttttttcttttcttttaaattatatgtatattatatgtttatttgtGTATTTTGATTGTTCTAACTTGTTAAGTGTATTAACATAGgttgattaatttatttattgattgatttatctaattttttttttttttaattaagtgtTTGAGAAATCTATAGATGAGAATgtttaaggtggatgagtagtcatactagattagataaaatCGATAATGTGAGTGTTAGAGAAAAAGTAggtgtggtgccaattgaggataagttaagagaagagagattgaggtagtttggtaagtagatatacggaggctccagttagacaagtagagcatattaagTTAgataatagaaagaaaagaaggggtagacctaaactgacttagaagagagtagtacaatatgacattTTCAtatgatttaacccaaaatcgtttagagtggagaaagaaaatCCAATATGACATATAATTTAACCcagaattcatatagccgacccaaaatttttgagataaaagtttagttgagttTAAGTGTTTGAAAAATCTGTATATTAATAATTTGAAGTTAAATTTGCTACTGTACAATTcatcataattaattaatgtaatatcaaatattttcttaaaataatatttacaatgattaaattttaaatattaaaaacacaaaatagaaaaataatcATATACAATTAACtttcaatatttaataatataattaatatggtTAGATAttcaatattataattaattataaataaatataaaatttttaaattaaaaaatatatgctAATTGATCCAATCAAAatacagaaaaataaaaaaaaaactcaaaatttctaaaaaataaaaaaaatatatttacaattcataaaaattattattatcacGTAGAAGTAGGAAATTAGGATTTTTCTTCGCTATTATACATTTATATAGATATAGATATAGATaaatatatatagatatagaCGTTAAGAGTCTTTGAGTTAGCTAGTAAGGCTATGTTGCTTTGTGATTAAGGATATATTATTGGCCGCTCTTTGCCTGAgtttagctctctctctcaaacaaGTATGCCTTCAATATGCTAATGTTTATGTTGATACTCTTGGATAGATATGACGCCATGTTTGTAATATTTGTTTTGCCACTCCATAAAAGGAGATATTATGATTgttgtattatttttttatatatatatattttattttggcTAACTCTTTCTGAGTCCTCTCTACGTTTTACTAATATGAATgttgtattatttatttattttttatatgtttTGTCGCTGCTTCTTTAGAGCATAACTAAAGTTAGTAGATCAAACATGGAGTATGGCTGCTCTGTCAAGGAAGAATTGGGAATTACTATGCAAAGGGATCAGTATAACCGACCAGATTTTGAAAATGAGTTCGCAAACGCAAAGTTCTGTGTTATCAAATCTTACAATTGAAGATGACAATCATAAGAGCATTAAATATGATGTATGGGCAAGCACTCCAAATGGCAATAATAAGCTAGGTGCAGCATTCCGTGATGCAGAACGAAGATCAGGTAGAACTAGCACAAAAATGTccaattttcctctttttttttttttttctgttgaaAAAGCATGTCTTCTATCTTCTGTTGAAAGTGCCTTAATCTTCGTTTCTTAATATTTCTAACATTAAATGCTTTGTGGAAGTCATCATTTTCTCTTAATCATAACTTCAGGTCAATGGAAGTGGACAATTTGGTCATAATCTCATTTTCTCTTAATCATAATCTCAtttatattttaagaaatatGGTCAGAACTAGATACCTATTGATTGTCTAGTTCACTTCTCTTGAAAGATTGGACCAATTTGAGGAGGATGAGGACCAAAATGGCCTTATTTCACTTCTCTACTGACCATGACAAGGAGGGGAAAATTAAGCGTGCGGTCCATCCAATATAACAACTTGAGATTAATGAGGAAGGCGTTCAAAGATTGGAACAAAATGATGTGGATGAAGACCAAAATGACTTTTTGAATCATAAGGGAGAGGAACCACACCTTCTCTATCAAATTCAAAATCTCTATCTCTTCCTTGTTGCCTATGCTAACCAAACTCAAAATGACAACAGGTAAATCTATTTCTTATATGCTATTTTAGCATTCTTAATTTCTATATTCTCTGTTAGCACACTTGCTTCTTAACTGCTCCTCTATCACATGTGGATTTattgattattttaaaatttaatttatcctatttaattttaaaatttaaatcctcattttcctttttatttttatatattttacttcCTTTAAAGTTGTAACATTTTTATTTTTGcttttttccttattttgtttttatcttttgATTGGTatacataaattaatttaaaatataatacaaatcatttatcaaaatttaaaatttaaaattaaatagtatttatatcgattacaattaaataatttatttattaatactagAAAATAAATTCATTCCTCATTCCTTTTTCTTTTGAATATTGAGTATCTATCTTATTAAAATCTCTCACCTTTTTACTTGTTTCTATCGATActttaattgttttattttttttaaatatgtgtaattattttaaaattatttattatgttttatttttcaaatcAAATCTTTTTCGTTGCATgcataattatagaatatatttaaaaatatatatatatttttataaaagtcaTAGAATTTAAAATCAGATGATTAGAATAAAGAGATATACAATTAATTGTATAACTTTCCAATGATTTATATAAAAAGCAATtgttgttttaaaaaaaaaaatacaaaatattatatAGGAAAAATTAAGCAATGAACATTTGCAATGTTGGTAAGtgtaaaaaattcaaattttaaaaggacaaacttaagacctaaaaaaaaaaatacaaatcataaattaaaaaattatttggcatattattattattcttggaTATTACTATAATATTTAAAAAGTTTTtgagcatatttattattatagctATTATGgacaaattatttttaataatatatggtTTTTTTTAAAATGCAATTATACTCTAAAAATATTGTATTGTTACATTTTTATGaaagaatatttaaaaaaaattgataattattttaaaaataaaaatttaatttaattttaataggatataattatttaatattttaacaaaaattttagttgtatttaataattaattaaaaatgttatcATTAACAAAAATTTATAGCATGGttgtaaaatataaattttataaaaataaatattaaattatatattaaaataaaaaataaataagttgCGTAATGCACGATAAAATGACTAGTTGTATTTATAAAgcctaaattttatcaaattggaCCTCAATTTCTTCTAATTAATCTGTTCATATTGATGGATATTTGTTGCTTGACCAACTTATTtgatgtataatatatatatatatatat includes:
- the LOC131172771 gene encoding YTH domain-containing protein ECT4-like, which encodes MLLLFSSLWIIAWKNGVMKASGKDGLPCGSTSFSCFSRDATSNTKGEVDGNSGIKGETDQESVGDLEYNGSFTQLDDHGYFQADGSHIVLYRLITSGMQSDNGSLVYYLPGYNPYASGAVVGVDGQSVAYFSDVSNGNTGSQNGKYGSASTFAKSSGFNSMKSNDNTAGKSPKSTNTQAIRPLNKVSALGSDFSAGLSKGYHPVGNLPPFSIQKHGPFPHNCPMNYRQNGRIWNGNDRNKSGDRFYKNSDFETSNELTSGPRGSNKFPSLETAVKEDLGITVQRDQYNKPDFETKYADAKFYVIKSYNEDDIHKSIKYEVWASTPNGNKKLDAAFCEAEQRS